From the Oceanobacillus kimchii X50 genome, the window AGGAAAGTATTTCTTAAGATTTCTAACCTCCAAGAGGGGTTGATTGTCTTGAATCATTTGGCAGAGCTCCCCCTTCTTTTTCATCTTGAAGAAAACATCTACTAGTTCTACCTTCACCAATATCATATAAATCTGGGTTCTCTTTAAAGCAACGCTCATAAGCAAATTCACATCTAGGTGCGAACCTGCATCCAACATGATTAAGATTTGGTTTAGCAACTGTTCCTGGTATAGAATATAATTGCTGTTCTTTTTTCCGTAGATTTGGTAGAGAGCGGATAAGTCCTTTAGTATAAGGATGCTTCGGATCTTTTAATACTTCGCGCTTTGTTCCTTGTTCAACGACTTGTCCAGAATACATCACTACTACACGATCACATATATCAGCTACTACCCCTAAATCATGCGTAATTAATAAAATTGCTGTACCTTGTTCATCATTCAAGCTTTTCATTAAGTCTAGAATTTGTGCTTGAATCGTTACATCCAATGCTGTTGTTGGTTCATCCGCTATCAATAAATCTGGATTACAAGCCATTGACATGGCAATCATAACTCTTTGTCTCATACCTCCAGAAAGTTGATGCGGATATTCATTAACAATAGATTCTGCTCTTGCTATACCTACTAATTTAAGCATTTCTACAGATTTCTCAATTGCCTTTTTCTTTTTCATCTTATGGTGTAAACGAATTGCTTCACACATCTGATTACCAATCGTAAATAATGGATTCAAAGAAGTCATCGGCTCTTGAAATATCATCGAAATTTCATTACCACGTATTTTCTTCATTTTTTTCTCTGTTGTCTTTGTTAAATCTACCCCTTTAAACATAATCTCCCCTTCCACAATTTCTCCTGGAGGGTTAGGTACTAATTTCATTATTGATAGCGATGTTACACTTTTCCCGGAACCAGATTCACCTACAATGCCAACTACCTCTCCTTTTTTTATTTGCAAACTCACACGATCGACAGCGGGAACCTTTTCCTTCTTCGTCGTAAAGTGTGTACTGAGATTCTTTAATTCAAGAATAACTTCAGACAAAGATTCTCCCCCTTTTTAATTTTCTATATTGAACAGAGTTTCTTATAATATACTGAAAATTATTTAAAATTGCAACATATATATTATTTAGTATGTTACTAAAATTTTGTACTATTTTATTTTTATTAGAAATTCTTATATACTGAGATAGTGTTTTTAAGTTTACAATTTGAGGTGTTCATATTGATTGAGGTATATACAGATGGAGCAACATTAGGAAATCCCGGCGTTGGCGGGGCGGGAATTTATATAAAAGTTGGTAAACAAAGTTATCAATATTCCATTCCACTTCCAACCATGTCAAATCATGAAGCAGAATTCCATGCGATTATTCATGGATTAGAAATATGTAAGAAACATTTTCCTAATGAGATATTGTCGTTTCGTACAGATTCCAAAGTTGCAGCGGACTCAATTGAAAAAGGATATACTAAAAATAAAATGTTTCAATCTTTCTTACGTACAATAAATCAAATTTCATCAGAGTTTCCATTCTTCTTCATCAAATGGATTCCAGAAAAGCAAAATTATCATGCGGATAAACTCGCAAAAAAAGCCATTCAGGATCACTCATAAAATTCGTGCAAACTATCATATATTCCATTATACTAGCGTAAAGATCGTATGTAGGAGGAACAACATGGGGAAGTTTCCATTAAGAGAACAAAGTATAGTTTTAATAGGTTTTATGGGAGTTGGAAAAACTACTATCGGTAAAACCGTAGCAAAGAAATTATTCCGTGATTTTATAGACATAGATGAAAAAATCGAAAAAAGATTTGAGATGCCAGCCAAAGATATTTTTCGACTATATGGAGAAGAAACATTCCGTAAAGCGGAAAAAGATATTATATCTGAAATATGTCAACAGCGACTCAAAGTTGTATCTTTAGGCGGAGGGGCATTTTTACAAAAAGAAATACAAGATATATGTCTAAATTCTAGTATTATATTTTATCTGGATTTATCTTGGGAACGTTGGAAAGACCGTATCGAACTATTAATGGAAAGTCGACCTGTACTTCAAGGTAAGACGATGAAGGAAATGAAACAATTATATGAAGACAGAAGACCAATATATGAGCAACATCATTCAAGAATAGATACCGACTACCATGAGATAGAAGAAGTTGCCGATTATATCGTCGAATCTTTAAAATTAGCATGGGATATATATGAACCTACTTCATGAGAAAAAAGAAGAGCTAATGCCAAATAAAGCGGTTATTGCTCTTTTTTATATTGCATGAATCTTATCGCAAAAGCGCTATATATCCTGAATAATAGTGAAGGTTCAATCCTACTATCAGTCCACTTGGATTTATGAAGCAAATGAATTTAATAAAAATATGGTTAAATGAAAAATACTTATGTAATTTCAAATAAAATCGAGATTAATAGAGCGAATCCTCCACTAACCATTAAGGGAACGTTAGTAGAGAGATGACAGTACATCTCTCTCTATATATTTTTATAAAACACATTATGAAAATGATATCTATCACTATTCTGCAGCTAACCAAGGTGTTAATTGTAGTGACACATCACTCGTATTAATTACTTGACCTACATTAAAATTGGTTAAATTTTGAGACCTGAAGTTAATTGGTGCTACTTCTTGAACACTCCCAAATCCAGCTACTTTTCCGGCTATCGCTGAACCATTGACTTGATTATATATTGCTAAATAATAGCTTGAATCATCATTTAAGACAATTGATGAAAGTAATGGTAATGTTATTAACCCACTTGACACGGTTGTAACTAC encodes:
- a CDS encoding ABC transporter ATP-binding protein, producing the protein MSEVILELKNLSTHFTTKKEKVPAVDRVSLQIKKGEVVGIVGESGSGKSVTSLSIMKLVPNPPGEIVEGEIMFKGVDLTKTTEKKMKKIRGNEISMIFQEPMTSLNPLFTIGNQMCEAIRLHHKMKKKKAIEKSVEMLKLVGIARAESIVNEYPHQLSGGMRQRVMIAMSMACNPDLLIADEPTTALDVTIQAQILDLMKSLNDEQGTAILLITHDLGVVADICDRVVVMYSGQVVEQGTKREVLKDPKHPYTKGLIRSLPNLRKKEQQLYSIPGTVAKPNLNHVGCRFAPRCEFAYERCFKENPDLYDIGEGRTSRCFLQDEKEGGALPNDSRQSTPLGG
- a CDS encoding reverse transcriptase-like protein produces the protein MIEVYTDGATLGNPGVGGAGIYIKVGKQSYQYSIPLPTMSNHEAEFHAIIHGLEICKKHFPNEILSFRTDSKVAADSIEKGYTKNKMFQSFLRTINQISSEFPFFFIKWIPEKQNYHADKLAKKAIQDHS
- a CDS encoding shikimate kinase yields the protein MGKFPLREQSIVLIGFMGVGKTTIGKTVAKKLFRDFIDIDEKIEKRFEMPAKDIFRLYGEETFRKAEKDIISEICQQRLKVVSLGGGAFLQKEIQDICLNSSIIFYLDLSWERWKDRIELLMESRPVLQGKTMKEMKQLYEDRRPIYEQHHSRIDTDYHEIEEVADYIVESLKLAWDIYEPTS